In Vigna unguiculata cultivar IT97K-499-35 chromosome 3, ASM411807v1, whole genome shotgun sequence, a single genomic region encodes these proteins:
- the LOC114176670 gene encoding geraniol 8-hydroxylase-like yields the protein MFTLSTLLLLFWVLSTVIYYAWLYFFKPNTQRLPPGPSGLPFLGNLLSLDPDLHTYFAALAKIHGPIYKLRLGSKLAIVIASPAVAHEILKDHDTVFANRDVPVAGRVATYGGFDIAWSPYGAEWRMLRKVCTVKMLSNTTLDSVYDLRRNEVRKTVSYLYGRAGSAVNVGEQVFLTVMNVITSMMWGGAVEEAERETLGAEFRELVAETTRLLGKPNVSDFFPMLARFDLQGVEKEMHVLVSRFDGIFEKMIGERVKVGEEKDGNKKERKDFLQFLLDLKDSQDFDSKTPFTITHLKALLMDMVTGATDTSSNTIEFAMAEIIQKAEVMKRVEEELEDVVGKDKMVEETHIRKLPYLQAVMKETLRLHPALPLLIPHCPSQTTNVGGYTIPKGSRVFINVWAIHRDPSIWERPLEFDPSRFLDANWDFSGNDFSYFPFGSGRRICAGIAMAERTFLYFLATLLHLFDWRIPEGENLDLSEKFGIVLKKKTPLVAIPTPRFSNPHLYN from the exons ATGTTCACCCTCTCAACATTGCTTCTACTATTCTGGGTCCTTTCCACAGTTATTTACTACGCATGGCTTTATTTCTTCAAACCCAACACTCAGAGGCTTCCACCGGGCCCATCGGGCCTCCCTTTCCTCGGGAACCTTCTATCTCTTGACCCGGACCTTCACACTTACTTCGCCGCATTGGCCAAAATCCATGGCCCAATTTACAAGCTCCGACTCGGGAGCAAGCTCGCCATCGTCATAGCTTCACCAGCCGTGGCTCACGAGATCTTGAAAGACCACGACACTGTATTCGCCAACCGCGACGTCCCAGTCGCCGGCAGGGTTGCAACCTACGGCGGTTTTGACATAGCGTGGAGCCCCTACGGAGCCGAATGGCGGATGCTGAGGAAAGTCTGCACTGTAAAGATGCTGAGCAACACGACCCTGGACTCCGTGTACGATCTGCGGCGCAACGAGGTGCGTAAAACGGTGTCGTATTTGTACGGCCGAGCGGGGAGTGCAGTGAACGTGGGGGAGCAGGTGTTTCTGACGGTGATGAATGTGATAACTAGTATGATGTGGGGCGGGGCGGTGGAAGAGGCGGAGAGGGAAACTTTGGGGGCGGAGTTCAGAGAGTTGGTGGCGGAGACGACGCGGCTTCTGGGGAAGCCCAATGTCTCGGATTTTTTTCCCATGTTGGCGCGGTTCGATTTGCAAGGTGTGGAGAAAGAGATGCACGTGTTGGTGTCACGGTTCGATGGGATATTTGAAAAGATGATTGGTGAACGAGTAAAGGTGGGTGAAGAAAAAGATGGgaacaagaaagaaagaaaggatttTCTGCAGTTTCTGTTGGATCTTAAGGATTCCCAAGATTTCGATTCGAAAACGCCATTCACCATCACACACCTCAAGGCCCTACTCATG GATATGGTTACAGGGGCAACCGATACATCATCCAACACAATTGAATTTGCAATGGCAGAAATAATTCAGAAAGCAGAGGTAATGAAGAGAGTTGAAGAAGAGTTAGAAGATGTGGTTGGAAAAGATAAGATGGTAGAAGAAACTCACATTCGTAAGTTGCCTTACCTGCAAGCTGTGATGAAAGAAACTCTTCGGTTGCACCCTGCGCTTCCACTTCTAATCCCACATTGCCCTAGCCAAACCACCAATGTGGGAGGCTACACCATCCCGAAGGGTTCTCGAGTCTTCATCAATGTGTGGGCCATTCACAGAGACCCTTCCATTTGGGAAAGACCACTCGAATTTGACCCTTCAAGGTTCCTAGATGCAAACTGGGATTTCAGTGGCAATGACTTCAGTTATTTCCCCTTTGGATCTGGAAGAAGAATTTGTGCAGGAATAGCAATGGCTGAGAGAACATTTCTATATTTTCTGGCAACACTTCTACACTTATTTGATTGGAGAATACCAGAAGGAGAGAATTTGGATTTATCAGAGAAATTTGGTATTGttctaaaaaagaaaacacctctaGTTGCCATCCCCACCCCGCGCTTCTCCAACCCACATCTTTACAATTGA
- the LOC114178985 gene encoding geraniol 8-hydroxylase-like — MSLSSILSQTHHYFSAQPTTTLLLFFLLFLLTFYLCRKPNPQNLPPGPPGLPFFGNLLSLHPDLQTYFAALAQIHGPIFKLRLGSKLAIVVTSPTLAREVLKEHDTLFANRDVPVAGRVATYGGSDIVWTPYGAEWRMLRKVCVVKMLSTVTLDSVYDLRRNEVCKMVSYLYDRAGSAVNVGEQAFLTVMNVITSMMWGGEVEGVERESLAAEFRELVAEMTQLLGKPNVSDFFPGLARLDLQGVEKQMQALVPRFDRIFERIIGERLKVGEKEDGKKKERKDFLQFLLDLKDSESADSKTPFTMTHVKALLMDMVVGGTDTSSNTVEFAMAEIMQKPEIMRRVEEELEVVVGKDKMVEESHIHKLPYLQAVMKETLRLHPALPLLVPHCPNQTTNVGGYTITKGSRVFVNVWAIHRDPSIWERPLEFDPTRFLDANWDFSGNDFSYFPFGSGRRICAGIAMAEKTVLHLLATLVHLFDWTIPQGEKLETAEKFGIVLRKKMPLVAVPTPRFSNPHLYNRI; from the exons ATGTCTCTCTCCTCAATTCTATCTCAAACCCACCATTATTTCTCTGCTCAACCCACAACTACCCTTCTACTCTTCTTCCTCCTTTTCCTACTTACCTTCTACCTATGCCGAAAACCCAACCCCCAAAACCTACCACCGGGCCCACCGGGCCTCCCCTTCTTCGGGAACCTTTTATCTCTTCACCCGGACCTTCAAACTTACTTCGCTGCCTTGGCCCAGATACACGGCCCAATCTTCAAACTTCGACTCGGGAGCAAGCTCGCCATCGTCGTAACCTCACCCACCCTCGCTCGGGAGGTCCTCAAAGAACACGACACTCTTTTCGCCAACCGCGACGTCCCCGTCGCCGGTAGGGTTGCCACCTATGGCGGCTCTGACATAGTATGGACCCCGTACGGAGCCGAATGGCGGATGCTGAGGAAAGTGTGCGTGGTGAAGATGTTGAGCACCGTCACCCTGGATTCCGTCTACGATCTGCGCCGCAACGAGGTCTGCAAAATGGTGTCGTATCTGTACGACCGAGCGGGGAGTGCGGTGAACGTGGGGGAGCAGGCGTTTCTGACGGTGATGAATGTGATAACCAGTATGATGTGGGGCGGGGAGGTGGAAGGGGTGGAAAGGGAGAGTTTGGCGGCGGAGTTCAGGGAGTTGGTGGCGGAGATGACGCAGCTGCTGGGGAAGCCCAATGTTTCGGACTTTTTTCCCGGGTTGGCCCGGTTGGATTTGCAGGGCGTGGAGAAACAGATGCAGGCGCTGGTGCCCCGGTTTGATAGGATATTCGAAAGGATTATTGGTGAACGATTGAAAGTGGGTGAAAAAGAAGatgggaaaaagaaagaaagaaaagattttCTGCAGTTTTTGTTGGATCTTAAGGATTCTGAAAGCGCTGATTCAAAGACGCCATTCACCATGACCCATGTTAAAGCCCTCCTCATG GATATGGTTGTGGGTGGAACCGATACATCTTCCAACACAGTAGAGTTTGCGATGGCAGAAATAATGCAGAAACCAGAGATAATGAGGAGAGTTGAAGAAGAGTTAGAAGTTGTGGTTGGAAAAGATAAGATGGTAGAAGAATCTCACATTCATAAGTTGCCTTACTTGCAAGCTGTGATGAAAGAAACTCTTCGGTTGCACCCTGCGCTTCCACTTCTAGTCCCACATTGCCCTAATCAAACCACCAATGTGGGTGGCTACACCATCACGAAGGGTTCTCGAGTCTTCGTCAATGTGTGGGCCATTCACAGAGACCCTTCCATTTGGGAAAGACCACTTGAGTTTGATCCTACGAGGTTCTTAGATGCAAACTGGGATTTCAGCGGCAATGACTTCAGTTATTTTCCCTTTGGATCTGGAAGAAGAATCTGTGCAGGAATAGCGATGGCTGAAAAGACTGTTCTGCATCTTCTTGCCACACTTGTGCACTTGTTTGATTGGACAATACCACAAGGAGAGAAGTTAGAGACAGCAGAAAAATTTGGTATTGTTCTAAGAAAGAAAATGCCTTTGGTTGCTGTTCCCACCCCACGCTTCTCCAACCCACACCTTTATAAtagaatttaa
- the LOC114175514 gene encoding protein MAIN-LIKE 1-like: MVRTRGNLSRRGSNDAPESSRQGGARKRPTASARKGNEVSDVPQEDEQGIDNDGEGFPGGPYDTSLLTRYEDHVARMIWDGQDRVVKVVSHIKKVKKLGRPHPSIVAPFVLASGLSPLCDILYEYIDLGLVLGFVERWHPETNTFHLPIGEMTITLDDVWSLLHLPISGNFCSTKNLEYEDSVEILTTLLGVDRAMACMELNQSRGAQVRLSWLRELYDNCCENELWEFAARAYLLHLVGCTIFANKSATYAWIYKRFPTLGRKQVRDTYVETEPRALRYVIGRVISAIADVRVQLDGLTYDGMNWNPYVAHRAARQLVTHGMFSGFLRVGTLVHRHLPERVLRQFGFMQPIPQCYETESLLYSVW; encoded by the exons ATGGTTAGGACACGAGGAAATTTGTCTAGACGTGGTTCAAATGATGCACCCGAGAGTTCCAGACAGGGTGGTGCACGGAAGAGACCGACAGCTTCGGCTCGTAAAGGG AATGAGGTTTCCGACGTTCCTCAGGAGGACGAGCAGGGGATTGATAACGATGGTGAAGGATTTCCTGGTGGTCCATATGATACATCTTTATTGACCCGGTACGAGGATCATGTTGCACGCATGATATGGGATGGTCAG GATCGAGTTGTGAAAGTGGTCTCCcatattaaaaaagtgaagaaattagGACGTCCTCACCCTTCTATTGTTGCACCTTTTGTGTTAGCTTCTGGATTATCGCCTCTGTgtgatattttatatgaatatatcgATCTTGGGTTAGTATTGGGTTTCGTGGAGAGATGGCATCCCGAGACTAATACTTTTCATCTACCCATTGGGGAGATGACCATCACTTTAGATGACGTATGGTCACTTCTCCATCTTCCCATCAGTGGAAACTTTTGCTCGACTAAAAATCTTGAATATGAAGATTCAGTTGAGATTTTGACGACACTTCTTGGTGTTGACCGGGCCATGGCTTGTATGGAGCTGAATCAAAGTCGGGGTGCACAGGTCCGACTTAGTTGGCTGAGAGAGTTGTATGACAACTGTTGTGAAAACGAGCTATGGGAGTTTGCTGCACGTGCATATCTTTTGCACCTTGTAGGGTGCACGATATTTGCTAACAAAAGCGCCACCTAT GCTTGGATATACAAGCGCTTCCCTACATTGGGAAGGAAGCAAGTACGGGATACATATGTGGAGACCGAACCCCGTGCTCTACGTTATGTCATTGGACGCGTCATTTCCGCTATAGCTGATGTTAGAGTCCAGTTGGATGGCTTGACATATGATGGGATGAATTGGAACCCATATGTAGCACATAGAGCTGCTCGACAACTTGTAACACATGGCATGTTTTCTGGCTTCCTGAGGGTTGGTACCCTCGTACACCGTCATCTGCCGGAGCGTGTGTTGCGACAATTTGGCTTCATGCAGCCTATTCCACAATGTTATGAAACGGAATCT CTTTTGTATTCCGTTTGGTAA
- the LOC114179876 gene encoding uncharacterized protein LOC114179876, with protein MGEFTIQISNDLVNQLVDDGMPKKKTRKSRRKVARDTEKSQSNETRKPESAVIPAWPVQPPLHVPGTFPAQPLQSELESIRSTLQESEKVLERLQKQEENMLQEVTQKAKDLHDKEYKLPNPKPEPCTAERFATLSCYKEHIKDPLKCASLVTSFADCLRRFGRLGDK; from the coding sequence ATGGGTGAGTTTACGATTCAGATTAGCAATGACCTTGTCAATCAGCTTGTTGATGATGGCATgccaaagaaaaaaacaagaaagagcaGACGAAAGGTTGCAAGAGACACTGAAAAGTCTCAATCTAATGAAACTAGAAAGCCTGAGAGTGCAGTTATTCCAGCGTGGCCAGTGCAGCCCCCTTTGCATGTACCTGGAACGTTTCCTGCTCAACCTCTACAGTCAGAGTTAGAGAGTATTCGGTCTACGCTTCAGGAAAGTGAGAAGGTTTTGGAAAGATTGCAGAAGCAAGAGGAGAATATGTTGCAGGAAGTAACCCAGAAGGCAAAGGATCTTCATGATAAAGAGTATAAGCTTCCAAACCCAAAGCCTGAGCCATGCACGGCCGAGAGATTTGCGACCTTATCATGTTACAAGGAACATATCAAGGATCCTTTGAAGTGTGCTAGTCTTGTTACCAGTTTTGCTGATTGCCTACGTAGGTTTGGCCGTTTAGGTGACAAGTGA